The Salmo salar chromosome ssa06, Ssal_v3.1, whole genome shotgun sequence genome window below encodes:
- the LOC106606883 gene encoding glycine-rich cell wall structural protein 1.8 isoform X14, producing MLVKAFLQTSLVLWLAQHTLQGGVKPQSAGMGKMLPRGAGALGIQGGYGAKPAKTGGAGGGHYPGGAQQLGGGAGLGAGNGQGMGTGAGLGSQGGKPRGGGGYGGNGYGTQPGYGAGAVARGYPRPGAGAGYPNGQGSKGPKPGYGAGAGVPNGQGAKPNGYAAGSGGVPTGQGAKPSKQGYGAGAGVPNGQGAKPNGYGPGAGAPKGQGAKGNGYGPGAGVPSDQGAKGNGYGPGAGASNSAKSNGYGPGAGVPSGQGAKGNGYGPGAGIPNGQGAKPNGYGPGVPKNQGAKANGYGPGVGAPNGGKRNGYGPGAGVPKGQGTKPNGYGPGAGVPNGGKINGYGPGAGVPSDQGAKGNGYGPGAGAPNGAKSNGYGPGAGVPSGQGAKGNGAEVPNGGAKSNGYGPGVGALNGGKSYGYGPGVGEPNGQGAKATKTGYGAGAGSYPGAGNNGYGAGLGQGGYPQNGAGASLGQGGYPQGGAGGYPQGGAGGYPQGGAGGYPQGGAGGYPQGGAGGYPQGGAGGYPQGGAGGYPQGGAGVYPQGGAGGYPQGGAGGYPQGGAGGYPQGGAGGYPQGGAGKPGKAGGANLGQGGYPQGGAGGYPQGGAGKSAGYGDQMGGAYPGAGAGNGYGNGGGPAGGANAVPAGYGNGYGAGTGGNGYGAGIGYPTVLADGAAGLGGKAGKGAGGLGAGGYPQGQEKYGGGVSQLPYNGAPVNTAGLDAGDGSFPYGAQQLGLGGGDGGKSSGKYGNGGLPQGAQQGAQPYGPATGGGKPPCKNGNGGGYGAQPAGYGQGQLGAGAGGKESKYGGGGLNGFFGNGGYKG from the exons ATGCTGGTAAAAGCGTTCCTTCAGACCTCGCTGGTCCTATGGCTGGCACAGCACACCCTACAAGGAG GAGTGAAACCTCAAAGTGCCGGTATGGGGAAAATGCTACCCAGGG GGGCTGGTGCTCTTGGGATACAGGGAGGCTACGGAGCCAAGCCCGCCAAAACCGGAGGAGCTGGGG GTGGTCATTATCCAGGGGGGGCTCAGCAGCTTGGAGGAG GTGCTGGTCTGGGAGCAGGAAATGGCCAAGGAATGGGGACGGGAGCCGGACTGGGCTCACAGGGTGGGAAACCACGTGGAGGTGGAG GATACGGTGGTAATGGCTATGGCACACAGCCAG GTTATGGGGCTGGAGCTGTAGCCAGAGGCTATCCACGACCAG GTGCTGGAGCTGGGTATCCCAATGGACAGGGATCTAAGGGACCAAAACCGG GATATGGTGCAGGAGCTGGAGTGCCCAATGGACAGGGTGCTAAACCCAATG GGTATGCTGCAGGATCTGGAGGAGTTCCTACTGGACAGGGTGCTAAACCATCCAAACAGG GATATGGTGCAGGAGCTGGAGTGCCCAATGGACAGGGTGCTAAGCCCAATG GATATGGTCCAGGAGCTGGAGCTCCCAAAGGTCAGGGAGCCAAAGGCAATG GATATGGTCCAGGAGCTGGAGTTCCCAGTGATCAGGGAGCCAAAGGCAATG GATATGGTCCAGGAGCTGGAGCTTCCAATAGTGCTAAAAGCAATG GATATGGTCCAGGAGCTGGAGTTCCCAGTGGTCAGGGAGCCAAAGGCAATG GATATGGTCCAGGAGCTGGCATTCCCAATGGTCAGGGTGCTAAACCCAATG GATATGGTCCAGGAGTTCCAAAAAATCAGGGAGCCAAAGCCAATG GATATGGCCCAGGAGTTGGAGCACCCAACGGTGGTAAAAGAAATG GATATGGTCCAGGAGCTGGAGTTCCCAAAGGTCAGGGTACTAAACCCAATG GATATGGTCCAGGAGCTGGAGTTCCCAATGGTGGTAAAATCAATG GATATGGTCCAGGAGCTGGAGTTCCCAGTGATCAGGGAGCCAAAGGCAATG GATATGGTCCAGGAGCTGGAGCTCCCAATGGTGCTAAAAGCAATG GATATGGTCCAGGAGCTGGAGTTCCCAGTGGTCAGGGAGCCAAAGGCAATG GAGCTGAAGTTCCCAATGGTGGGGCTAAAAGCAATG GATATGGTCCAGGAGTTGGAGCCCTCAACGGTGGTAAAAGCTATG GATATGGTCCAGGAGTGGGAGAGCCCAATGGACAGGGTGCTAAAGCAACCAAAACTG GCTACGGTGCTGGAGCTGGCAGCTATCCTGGGGCAGGAAACAACGGCTATGGAGCAG GTCTTGGTCAAGGAGGATACCCCCAGAATGGAGCAG GTGCCAGTCTGGGACAGGGAGGATACCCTCAGGGAGGAGCTGGAGGATATCCCCAGGGTGGAGCTGGAGGATATCCCCAGGGTGGAGCTGGAGGATATCCCCAGGGTGGAGCAGGTGGATACCCACAGGGTGGAGCCGGTGGATACCCCCAGGGTGGAGCAGGTGGATACCCCCAGGGTGGAGCAGGAGGATACCCCCAGGGTGGAGCAGGAGTATACCCCCAGGGTGGAGCAGGAGGATACCCCCAGGGTGGAGCAGGAGGATACCCCCAGGGTGGAGCAGGAGGATACCCCCAGGGTGGAGCAGGAGGATACCCCCAGGGTGGAGCAGGGAAACCAGGCAAAGCTGGTG gTGCTAATCTGGGACAGGGAGGATATCCCCAGGGTGGAGCCGGAGGATACCCCCAGGGTGGAGCAGGAAAATCAGCGG GTTATGGTGATCAAATGGGAGGAGCATACCCCGGGGCTGGAGCGGGCAACGGCTATGGGAATG GTGGAGGCCCAGCTGGGGGGGCCAATGCAGTGCCTGCAG GCTATGGCAATGGCTacggtgctggtactggaggcaATGGTTATGGAGCCG GGATTGGGTACCCAACAGTGTTAGCGGATGGTGCTGCTGGGCTGGGAGGCAAGGCAGGGAAGGGAGCAGGAG GTCTTGGCGCAGGAGGATATCCACAGGGACAGGAGAAATATG GGGGTGGAGTCAGTCAGCTTCCTTACAATGGCGCCCCAGTCAATACTGCTGGACTGGATG CAGGTGATGGAAGCTTCCCTTATGGTGCTCAGCAACTGGGCcttggtggtggtgatggaggcaaaTCCTCTGGCAAATATG GCAACGGTGGATTGCCACAGGGTGCACAACAGGGTGCACAGCCTTATGGACCTGCGACTGGTGGTGGGAAACCACCTTGCAAAAACG GAAACGGAGGGGGCTATGGAGCACAGCCAGCAG GCTATGGTCAAGGACAGCTGGGTGCAG GAGCAGGAGGGAAGGAAAGcaaatatggtggtggtggactgAATGGATTCTTTGGAAATGGAGGATACAAAG gTTAA
- the LOC106606883 gene encoding glycine-rich cell wall structural protein 1.8 isoform X20, giving the protein MLVKAFLQTSLVLWLAQHTLQGGVKPQSAGMGKMLPRGAGALGIQGGYGAKPAKTGGAGGGHYPGGAQQLGGGGYRGPGGAGGRGGYGNGGQGGYGAGLGAGNGQGMGTGAGLGSQGGKPRGGGGYGGNGYGTQPGYGAGAVARGYPRPGAGAGYPNGQGSKGPKPGYGAGAGVPNGQGAKPNGYAAGSGGVPTGQGAKPSKQGYGAGAGVPNGQGAKPNGYGPGAGAPKGQGAKGNGYGPGAGVPSDQGAKGNGYGPGAGIPNGQGAKPNGYGPGVPKNQGAKANGYGPGVGAPNGGKRNGYGPGAGVPKGQGTKPNGYGPGAGVPNGGKINGYGPGAGVPSDQGAKGNGYGPGAGAPNGAKSNGYGPGAGVPSGQGAKGNGAEVPNGGAKSNGYGPGVGALNGGKSYGYGPGVGEPNGQGAKATKTGYGAGAGSYPGAGNNGYGAGLGQGGYPQNGAGASLGQGGYPQGGAGGYPQGGAGGYPQGGAGGYPQGGAGGYPQGGAGGYPQGGAGGYPQGGAGGYPQGGAGVYPQGGAGGYPQGGAGGYPQGGAGGYPQGGAGGYPQGGAGKPGKAGGANLGQGGYPQGGAGGYPQGGAGKSAGYGDQMGGAYPGAGAGNGYGNGGGPAGGANAVPAGYGNGYGAGTGGNGYGAGIGYPTVLADGAAGLGGKAGKGAGGLGAGGYPQGQEKYGGGVSQLPYNGAPVNTAGLDAGDGSFPYGAQQLGLGGGDGGKSSGKYGNGGLPQGAQQGAQPYGPATGGGKPPCKNGNGGGYGAQPAGYGQGQLGAGAGGKESKYGGGGLNGFFGNGGYKG; this is encoded by the exons ATGCTGGTAAAAGCGTTCCTTCAGACCTCGCTGGTCCTATGGCTGGCACAGCACACCCTACAAGGAG GAGTGAAACCTCAAAGTGCCGGTATGGGGAAAATGCTACCCAGGG GGGCTGGTGCTCTTGGGATACAGGGAGGCTACGGAGCCAAGCCCGCCAAAACCGGAGGAGCTGGGG GTGGTCATTATCCAGGGGGGGCTCAGCAGCTTGGAGGAG GGGGATACAGAGGCCCAGGAGGGGCCGGGGGTAGGGGGGGATATGGTAACGGAGGCCAGGGAGGCTATG GTGCTGGTCTGGGAGCAGGAAATGGCCAAGGAATGGGGACGGGAGCCGGACTGGGCTCACAGGGTGGGAAACCACGTGGAGGTGGAG GATACGGTGGTAATGGCTATGGCACACAGCCAG GTTATGGGGCTGGAGCTGTAGCCAGAGGCTATCCACGACCAG GTGCTGGAGCTGGGTATCCCAATGGACAGGGATCTAAGGGACCAAAACCGG GATATGGTGCAGGAGCTGGAGTGCCCAATGGACAGGGTGCTAAACCCAATG GGTATGCTGCAGGATCTGGAGGAGTTCCTACTGGACAGGGTGCTAAACCATCCAAACAGG GATATGGTGCAGGAGCTGGAGTGCCCAATGGACAGGGTGCTAAGCCCAATG GATATGGTCCAGGAGCTGGAGCTCCCAAAGGTCAGGGAGCCAAAGGCAATG GATATGGTCCAGGAGCTGGAGTTCCCAGTGATCAGGGAGCCAAAGGCAATG GATATGGTCCAGGAGCTGGCATTCCCAATGGTCAGGGTGCTAAACCCAATG GATATGGTCCAGGAGTTCCAAAAAATCAGGGAGCCAAAGCCAATG GATATGGCCCAGGAGTTGGAGCACCCAACGGTGGTAAAAGAAATG GATATGGTCCAGGAGCTGGAGTTCCCAAAGGTCAGGGTACTAAACCCAATG GATATGGTCCAGGAGCTGGAGTTCCCAATGGTGGTAAAATCAATG GATATGGTCCAGGAGCTGGAGTTCCCAGTGATCAGGGAGCCAAAGGCAATG GATATGGTCCAGGAGCTGGAGCTCCCAATGGTGCTAAAAGCAATG GATATGGTCCAGGAGCTGGAGTTCCCAGTGGTCAGGGAGCCAAAGGCAATG GAGCTGAAGTTCCCAATGGTGGGGCTAAAAGCAATG GATATGGTCCAGGAGTTGGAGCCCTCAACGGTGGTAAAAGCTATG GATATGGTCCAGGAGTGGGAGAGCCCAATGGACAGGGTGCTAAAGCAACCAAAACTG GCTACGGTGCTGGAGCTGGCAGCTATCCTGGGGCAGGAAACAACGGCTATGGAGCAG GTCTTGGTCAAGGAGGATACCCCCAGAATGGAGCAG GTGCCAGTCTGGGACAGGGAGGATACCCTCAGGGAGGAGCTGGAGGATATCCCCAGGGTGGAGCTGGAGGATATCCCCAGGGTGGAGCTGGAGGATATCCCCAGGGTGGAGCAGGTGGATACCCACAGGGTGGAGCCGGTGGATACCCCCAGGGTGGAGCAGGTGGATACCCCCAGGGTGGAGCAGGAGGATACCCCCAGGGTGGAGCAGGAGTATACCCCCAGGGTGGAGCAGGAGGATACCCCCAGGGTGGAGCAGGAGGATACCCCCAGGGTGGAGCAGGAGGATACCCCCAGGGTGGAGCAGGAGGATACCCCCAGGGTGGAGCAGGGAAACCAGGCAAAGCTGGTG gTGCTAATCTGGGACAGGGAGGATATCCCCAGGGTGGAGCCGGAGGATACCCCCAGGGTGGAGCAGGAAAATCAGCGG GTTATGGTGATCAAATGGGAGGAGCATACCCCGGGGCTGGAGCGGGCAACGGCTATGGGAATG GTGGAGGCCCAGCTGGGGGGGCCAATGCAGTGCCTGCAG GCTATGGCAATGGCTacggtgctggtactggaggcaATGGTTATGGAGCCG GGATTGGGTACCCAACAGTGTTAGCGGATGGTGCTGCTGGGCTGGGAGGCAAGGCAGGGAAGGGAGCAGGAG GTCTTGGCGCAGGAGGATATCCACAGGGACAGGAGAAATATG GGGGTGGAGTCAGTCAGCTTCCTTACAATGGCGCCCCAGTCAATACTGCTGGACTGGATG CAGGTGATGGAAGCTTCCCTTATGGTGCTCAGCAACTGGGCcttggtggtggtgatggaggcaaaTCCTCTGGCAAATATG GCAACGGTGGATTGCCACAGGGTGCACAACAGGGTGCACAGCCTTATGGACCTGCGACTGGTGGTGGGAAACCACCTTGCAAAAACG GAAACGGAGGGGGCTATGGAGCACAGCCAGCAG GCTATGGTCAAGGACAGCTGGGTGCAG GAGCAGGAGGGAAGGAAAGcaaatatggtggtggtggactgAATGGATTCTTTGGAAATGGAGGATACAAAG gTTAA
- the LOC106606883 gene encoding glycine-rich cell wall structural protein 1.8 isoform X27, translating to MLVKAFLQTSLVLWLAQHTLQGGVKPQSAGMGKMLPRGAGALGIQGGYGAKPAKTGGAGGGHYPGGAQQLGGGGYRGPGGAGGRGGYGNGGQGGYGAGLGAGNGQGMGTGAGLGSQGGKPRGGGGYGGNGYGTQPGYGAGAVARGYPRPGYGAGAGVPNGQGAKPNGYGPGAGAPKGQGAKGNGYGPGAGVPSDQGAKGNGYGPGAGASNSAKSNGYGPGAGVPSGQGAKGNGYGPGAGIPNGQGAKPNGYGPGVPKNQGAKANGYGPGVGAPNGGKRNGYGPGAGVPKGQGTKPNGYGPGAGVPNGGKINGYGPGAGVPSDQGAKGNGYGPGAGAPNGAKSNGYGPGAGVPSGQGAKGNGAEVPNGGAKSNGYGPGVGALNGGKSYGYGPGVGEPNGQGAKATKTGYGAGAGSYPGAGNNGYGAGLGQGGYPQNGAGASLGQGGYPQGGAGGYPQGGAGGYPQGGAGGYPQGGAGGYPQGGAGGYPQGGAGGYPQGGAGGYPQGGAGVYPQGGAGGYPQGGAGGYPQGGAGGYPQGGAGGYPQGGAGKPGKAGGANLGQGGYPQGGAGGYPQGGAGKSAGYGDQMGGAYPGAGAGNGYGNGGGPAGGANAVPAGYGNGYGAGTGGNGYGAGIGYPTVLADGAAGLGGKAGKGAGGLGAGGYPQGQEKYGGGVSQLPYNGAPVNTAGLDAGDGSFPYGAQQLGLGGGDGGKSSGKYGNGGLPQGAQQGAQPYGPATGGGKPPCKNGNGGGYGAQPAGYGQGQLGAGAGGKESKYGGGGLNGFFGNGGYKG from the exons ATGCTGGTAAAAGCGTTCCTTCAGACCTCGCTGGTCCTATGGCTGGCACAGCACACCCTACAAGGAG GAGTGAAACCTCAAAGTGCCGGTATGGGGAAAATGCTACCCAGGG GGGCTGGTGCTCTTGGGATACAGGGAGGCTACGGAGCCAAGCCCGCCAAAACCGGAGGAGCTGGGG GTGGTCATTATCCAGGGGGGGCTCAGCAGCTTGGAGGAG GGGGATACAGAGGCCCAGGAGGGGCCGGGGGTAGGGGGGGATATGGTAACGGAGGCCAGGGAGGCTATG GTGCTGGTCTGGGAGCAGGAAATGGCCAAGGAATGGGGACGGGAGCCGGACTGGGCTCACAGGGTGGGAAACCACGTGGAGGTGGAG GATACGGTGGTAATGGCTATGGCACACAGCCAG GTTATGGGGCTGGAGCTGTAGCCAGAGGCTATCCACGACCAG GATATGGTGCAGGAGCTGGAGTGCCCAATGGACAGGGTGCTAAGCCCAATG GATATGGTCCAGGAGCTGGAGCTCCCAAAGGTCAGGGAGCCAAAGGCAATG GATATGGTCCAGGAGCTGGAGTTCCCAGTGATCAGGGAGCCAAAGGCAATG GATATGGTCCAGGAGCTGGAGCTTCCAATAGTGCTAAAAGCAATG GATATGGTCCAGGAGCTGGAGTTCCCAGTGGTCAGGGAGCCAAAGGCAATG GATATGGTCCAGGAGCTGGCATTCCCAATGGTCAGGGTGCTAAACCCAATG GATATGGTCCAGGAGTTCCAAAAAATCAGGGAGCCAAAGCCAATG GATATGGCCCAGGAGTTGGAGCACCCAACGGTGGTAAAAGAAATG GATATGGTCCAGGAGCTGGAGTTCCCAAAGGTCAGGGTACTAAACCCAATG GATATGGTCCAGGAGCTGGAGTTCCCAATGGTGGTAAAATCAATG GATATGGTCCAGGAGCTGGAGTTCCCAGTGATCAGGGAGCCAAAGGCAATG GATATGGTCCAGGAGCTGGAGCTCCCAATGGTGCTAAAAGCAATG GATATGGTCCAGGAGCTGGAGTTCCCAGTGGTCAGGGAGCCAAAGGCAATG GAGCTGAAGTTCCCAATGGTGGGGCTAAAAGCAATG GATATGGTCCAGGAGTTGGAGCCCTCAACGGTGGTAAAAGCTATG GATATGGTCCAGGAGTGGGAGAGCCCAATGGACAGGGTGCTAAAGCAACCAAAACTG GCTACGGTGCTGGAGCTGGCAGCTATCCTGGGGCAGGAAACAACGGCTATGGAGCAG GTCTTGGTCAAGGAGGATACCCCCAGAATGGAGCAG GTGCCAGTCTGGGACAGGGAGGATACCCTCAGGGAGGAGCTGGAGGATATCCCCAGGGTGGAGCTGGAGGATATCCCCAGGGTGGAGCTGGAGGATATCCCCAGGGTGGAGCAGGTGGATACCCACAGGGTGGAGCCGGTGGATACCCCCAGGGTGGAGCAGGTGGATACCCCCAGGGTGGAGCAGGAGGATACCCCCAGGGTGGAGCAGGAGTATACCCCCAGGGTGGAGCAGGAGGATACCCCCAGGGTGGAGCAGGAGGATACCCCCAGGGTGGAGCAGGAGGATACCCCCAGGGTGGAGCAGGAGGATACCCCCAGGGTGGAGCAGGGAAACCAGGCAAAGCTGGTG gTGCTAATCTGGGACAGGGAGGATATCCCCAGGGTGGAGCCGGAGGATACCCCCAGGGTGGAGCAGGAAAATCAGCGG GTTATGGTGATCAAATGGGAGGAGCATACCCCGGGGCTGGAGCGGGCAACGGCTATGGGAATG GTGGAGGCCCAGCTGGGGGGGCCAATGCAGTGCCTGCAG GCTATGGCAATGGCTacggtgctggtactggaggcaATGGTTATGGAGCCG GGATTGGGTACCCAACAGTGTTAGCGGATGGTGCTGCTGGGCTGGGAGGCAAGGCAGGGAAGGGAGCAGGAG GTCTTGGCGCAGGAGGATATCCACAGGGACAGGAGAAATATG GGGGTGGAGTCAGTCAGCTTCCTTACAATGGCGCCCCAGTCAATACTGCTGGACTGGATG CAGGTGATGGAAGCTTCCCTTATGGTGCTCAGCAACTGGGCcttggtggtggtgatggaggcaaaTCCTCTGGCAAATATG GCAACGGTGGATTGCCACAGGGTGCACAACAGGGTGCACAGCCTTATGGACCTGCGACTGGTGGTGGGAAACCACCTTGCAAAAACG GAAACGGAGGGGGCTATGGAGCACAGCCAGCAG GCTATGGTCAAGGACAGCTGGGTGCAG GAGCAGGAGGGAAGGAAAGcaaatatggtggtggtggactgAATGGATTCTTTGGAAATGGAGGATACAAAG gTTAA
- the LOC106606883 gene encoding glycine-rich cell wall structural protein 1.8 isoform X1 has translation MLVKAFLQTSLVLWLAQHTLQGGVKPQSAGMGKMLPRGAGALGIQGGYGAKPAKTGGAGGGHYPGGAQQLGGGGYRGPGGAGGRGGYGNGGQGGYGAGLGAGNGQGMGTGAGLGSQGGKPRGGGGYGGNGYGTQPGYGAGAVARGYPRPGAGAGYPNGQGSKGPKPGYGAGAGVPNGQGAKPNGYAAGSGGVPTGQGAKPSKQGYGAGAGVPNGQGAKPNGYGPGAGAPKGQGAKGNGYGPGAGVPSDQGAKGNGYGPGAGASNSAKSNGYGPGAGVPSGQGAKGNGYGPGAGIPNGQGAKPNGYGPGVPKNQGAKANGYGPGVGAPNGGKRNGYGPGAGVPKGQGTKPNGYGPGAGVPNGGKINGYGPGAGVPSDQGAKGNGYGPGAGAPNGAKSNGYGPGAGVPSGQGAKGNGAEVPNGGAKSNGYGPGVGALNGGKSYGYGPGVGEPNGQGAKATKTGYGAGAGSYPGAGNNGYGAGLGQGGYPQNGAGASLGQGGYPQGGAGGYPQGGAGGYPQGGAGGYPQGGAGGYPQGGAGGYPQGGAGGYPQGGAGGYPQGGAGVYPQGGAGGYPQGGAGGYPQGGAGGYPQGGAGGYPQGGAGKPGKAGGANLGQGGYPQGGAGGYPQGGAGKSAGYGDQMGGAYPGAGAGNGYGNGGGPAGGANAVPAGYGNGYGAGTGGNGYGAGIGYPTVLADGAAGLGGKAGKGAGGLGAGGYPQGQEKYGGGVSQLPYNGAPVNTAGLDAGDGSFPYGAQQLGLGGGDGGKSSGKYGNGGLPQGAQQGAQPYGPATGGGKPPCKNGNGGGYGAQPAGYGQGQLGAGAGGKESKYGGGGLNGFFGNGGYKG, from the exons ATGCTGGTAAAAGCGTTCCTTCAGACCTCGCTGGTCCTATGGCTGGCACAGCACACCCTACAAGGAG GAGTGAAACCTCAAAGTGCCGGTATGGGGAAAATGCTACCCAGGG GGGCTGGTGCTCTTGGGATACAGGGAGGCTACGGAGCCAAGCCCGCCAAAACCGGAGGAGCTGGGG GTGGTCATTATCCAGGGGGGGCTCAGCAGCTTGGAGGAG GGGGATACAGAGGCCCAGGAGGGGCCGGGGGTAGGGGGGGATATGGTAACGGAGGCCAGGGAGGCTATG GTGCTGGTCTGGGAGCAGGAAATGGCCAAGGAATGGGGACGGGAGCCGGACTGGGCTCACAGGGTGGGAAACCACGTGGAGGTGGAG GATACGGTGGTAATGGCTATGGCACACAGCCAG GTTATGGGGCTGGAGCTGTAGCCAGAGGCTATCCACGACCAG GTGCTGGAGCTGGGTATCCCAATGGACAGGGATCTAAGGGACCAAAACCGG GATATGGTGCAGGAGCTGGAGTGCCCAATGGACAGGGTGCTAAACCCAATG GGTATGCTGCAGGATCTGGAGGAGTTCCTACTGGACAGGGTGCTAAACCATCCAAACAGG GATATGGTGCAGGAGCTGGAGTGCCCAATGGACAGGGTGCTAAGCCCAATG GATATGGTCCAGGAGCTGGAGCTCCCAAAGGTCAGGGAGCCAAAGGCAATG GATATGGTCCAGGAGCTGGAGTTCCCAGTGATCAGGGAGCCAAAGGCAATG GATATGGTCCAGGAGCTGGAGCTTCCAATAGTGCTAAAAGCAATG GATATGGTCCAGGAGCTGGAGTTCCCAGTGGTCAGGGAGCCAAAGGCAATG GATATGGTCCAGGAGCTGGCATTCCCAATGGTCAGGGTGCTAAACCCAATG GATATGGTCCAGGAGTTCCAAAAAATCAGGGAGCCAAAGCCAATG GATATGGCCCAGGAGTTGGAGCACCCAACGGTGGTAAAAGAAATG GATATGGTCCAGGAGCTGGAGTTCCCAAAGGTCAGGGTACTAAACCCAATG GATATGGTCCAGGAGCTGGAGTTCCCAATGGTGGTAAAATCAATG GATATGGTCCAGGAGCTGGAGTTCCCAGTGATCAGGGAGCCAAAGGCAATG GATATGGTCCAGGAGCTGGAGCTCCCAATGGTGCTAAAAGCAATG GATATGGTCCAGGAGCTGGAGTTCCCAGTGGTCAGGGAGCCAAAGGCAATG GAGCTGAAGTTCCCAATGGTGGGGCTAAAAGCAATG GATATGGTCCAGGAGTTGGAGCCCTCAACGGTGGTAAAAGCTATG GATATGGTCCAGGAGTGGGAGAGCCCAATGGACAGGGTGCTAAAGCAACCAAAACTG GCTACGGTGCTGGAGCTGGCAGCTATCCTGGGGCAGGAAACAACGGCTATGGAGCAG GTCTTGGTCAAGGAGGATACCCCCAGAATGGAGCAG GTGCCAGTCTGGGACAGGGAGGATACCCTCAGGGAGGAGCTGGAGGATATCCCCAGGGTGGAGCTGGAGGATATCCCCAGGGTGGAGCTGGAGGATATCCCCAGGGTGGAGCAGGTGGATACCCACAGGGTGGAGCCGGTGGATACCCCCAGGGTGGAGCAGGTGGATACCCCCAGGGTGGAGCAGGAGGATACCCCCAGGGTGGAGCAGGAGTATACCCCCAGGGTGGAGCAGGAGGATACCCCCAGGGTGGAGCAGGAGGATACCCCCAGGGTGGAGCAGGAGGATACCCCCAGGGTGGAGCAGGAGGATACCCCCAGGGTGGAGCAGGGAAACCAGGCAAAGCTGGTG gTGCTAATCTGGGACAGGGAGGATATCCCCAGGGTGGAGCCGGAGGATACCCCCAGGGTGGAGCAGGAAAATCAGCGG GTTATGGTGATCAAATGGGAGGAGCATACCCCGGGGCTGGAGCGGGCAACGGCTATGGGAATG GTGGAGGCCCAGCTGGGGGGGCCAATGCAGTGCCTGCAG GCTATGGCAATGGCTacggtgctggtactggaggcaATGGTTATGGAGCCG GGATTGGGTACCCAACAGTGTTAGCGGATGGTGCTGCTGGGCTGGGAGGCAAGGCAGGGAAGGGAGCAGGAG GTCTTGGCGCAGGAGGATATCCACAGGGACAGGAGAAATATG GGGGTGGAGTCAGTCAGCTTCCTTACAATGGCGCCCCAGTCAATACTGCTGGACTGGATG CAGGTGATGGAAGCTTCCCTTATGGTGCTCAGCAACTGGGCcttggtggtggtgatggaggcaaaTCCTCTGGCAAATATG GCAACGGTGGATTGCCACAGGGTGCACAACAGGGTGCACAGCCTTATGGACCTGCGACTGGTGGTGGGAAACCACCTTGCAAAAACG GAAACGGAGGGGGCTATGGAGCACAGCCAGCAG GCTATGGTCAAGGACAGCTGGGTGCAG GAGCAGGAGGGAAGGAAAGcaaatatggtggtggtggactgAATGGATTCTTTGGAAATGGAGGATACAAAG gTTAA